The Armatimonadota bacterium genome includes the window AGGCAAATCCGCAGATGGTTCACCTTCTGCTGCAACATGGTGCCTCCGTGCGGGGCGCAAGTGGCAGTGCTGCGCTGCACAGTGCCGTCAGTGCGGGCAATGTGGGCATCGTGAAGGTTCTATTACAGGCAGGGGCAGACCCCGTTTCCCGAGACAACCCACAGAGTGCTACCCCTCTACATGTTGCTGCAGGCAACGGACACCTGCCCGTGATGGAGGTGCTGAAGGGTTACTACAAATCAGTGGACACGCGCGATAACTCTGGACGCACTCCTTTGCATTTTGCAGCTCTGGGAGGAAAGGCGCAGGCGATCAGATGGCTTCTCCAGCATGGCGCCGATGTCAACGCTGTAGACCAAGCTGGGAGGACGGCTCTCATGTATGGCTCAGGCATGGGGCACACGGATGTAGTAAAGGTGTTGTTGCAGCAAGGGGCAGATGTGCGGGCAAGAGACAGGATAGGCAACACAGCGTTGCACTACGCTTGCCAGGCTCGTAAGGACACGGGTTATCCGGTAGTGCAGATTCTGCTTCAGCACGGCGCTGACAGGGACGCACGAAACGAGGGCGGGATGTCGCCGCTGCAAGTGGCGTTGAGTCGCGGAAACTTGAAGTGTGCGGGGTTACTACGTGAGCATGGGGCGAGAGAATAAAGTGTGAGGCGGTACGCAACGTGCATAACGCATGGCAGGCATACTCTTACTGACACACCGTTACCTTGACCCCACGACGGGCAGGTTTTTGACGAGGGACCCGATAGGGATTGAGGGAGGTATCAACCTGTATGCCTACTGCCGCAACCGCGTGGTCATGCTCAATGACCGTTCCGGCACGATAGGTTTCTTCCCCGTCGTCTGCTCGGCTTGCGCGGTGTGTCTGGCAGGGTTTGCATTATCCTGCTACGACTGCGGTCTGGACGCCTCCTGCTGGATGAACTGTGTGAGCAACATCTGGCAAAACCTGCCCACATGGGTTAAAATACTGTGTGGAGGAGCATGCATTGGGTGCGGGGTACACATAATCCTGCCAGGGCCGAAGCCAGATCCACATCCTGTGCCTCTGCCCAATCCTCGCGAACCTGTGAAACCTGAGCCCGATTGCCCTGATGGGGATGGGCACCGCCCTGTGCTCAATCGTTATCTGTGTACCAAGTATTGCAGAAATCAGTGCGCTTATTGGAGAGATATTGAGTGGGAGACGTACAAGCGCTGTTTTGAGCAATGCATGATGGACTGTCTTATCAAAGGTATCCTGCCCGATGCATGCCCTCCCGTTGCACCAGTCCCGTTGTACCAGAAATGAGGTAACGCCCATGAAAGAAAACAAACGCGCAGAGGATCAACCCGAACTGATGCCGTTAGAAAGAGGCGAGCACGTGATGCTTCTGGAGGTGGAAGGCAGATACCACGAGGCTCTGGAACTATGCCGGAGATATCTGTCGGAGCCGGAACGTCTCACCGAACAGGAACGACAAATTTTGGAGGACCGGTACGCTGTGTTAAGCCGGTTTACAGACCCCAACTACTCACCCCCTGCTCACCTTCCATCGGAGGAGTACGAACCGTTACATCTGCTCATGTGGGACGCTCTGCGGCGCGGCGATTACGAGCAGGCTTTGCTGAAAGCATGGGACTATATGCAGTATCTCTCCGCAGGCTCATATCCCTTGCAACTTGCGCTCGGCGAACTGGCAGACTGCGCCCTGAAGGCAGGCGAGGAGCAGTTGGCGAAGGCAGCTGCCCACCTCTTTGTGGCTCATCTGAGGTTCCTGGAAGTCGCTTCCCGCAACCCCAAGACGCCGATTAGCCCTCGCATCCCGCGCGAGAAGTGGAAGCCAGTGGAGAAGCCGATTGCCGAGATAGTATTTGCTATTCCCGAGGAGACAGCCTTTCGGTTCATTCTGGAGGAGGACCACCCCGACTGGGCGACGATACTGGAGATGAGAGCGGACATTGACGCGGATTTCCCCTTCCATCCTTCGCCTCGTTTCCTGCGTGTTGTGGAGGCACTGGTGCGACACTATCAGAAGTTCGGCAAGCGGGAGGCGTTGCAGGCACTGCTGCAGAGGCATCCCGAAGCGCGTCGGTTCGTGCAGGGAGAACAGGAGTAATAGCATCCGCTGTCAGCGCAGGACGTAGTGTTGCTTTGGGGGACGGGCGAACCTGAACCGCTTGAGGTACTAGGCTCACTTGGTGCTCATTTACACGGCAAGAGGCATCAGGTAAGTGCAGGACGCGACGGCGGCTCGGAGGCATGGAGCCATCCTGCGCGCCATCCATTGCTACATTCAACTGCTGGGACAGCCGCCACCGCGAACAGGCTACCCGCTACCGGCGCTACCCTAAAAATCCATATTCTACCCTATGAAATTCTCCAGACAAAGTTTTTATGAATTTCCGGGTAGCTCGGTAGCTCGATAATTAAGCCGATTGTTTAATCGTTGAATAATCCACTAATGTACTACCTAAGTCCCATAAAATCGTCATTATACAGAGATAAAATCATCAAAATCAGCCCAAAGGGGGCAAAATCGGTACGCTACCCGTCCGCTACCCTGACGCTACCTGTCAGTTTCCGGGTAGCGCAGCGTAGCTGGATTACAATTCTGTATGAGTTTGTTACTGTCAAGGTGCTGTGGGCAGGGCGTCAAGAAGCCCCGCCCGTAGTTTGCGGATCAAGACTCTGGTGAACCGCCGGCGATGTATTGGACGAGTTCTTTCACCTGGTCCAGTGACAGGGAGAATGCTTTGAATTGG containing:
- a CDS encoding UNC-44 ankyrin: MHKLVAVLVFVQVVGYGATTWAQDIFQATIRGDDAAVTKLLARNPRLVHSRERSRGLTPLHVAAAYGHLRIVQILLKHGADANAKDNMGSTPLFYAVGRNQTAVAQYLLTHGAKADVAVEQRVDGVSTGKIITPLLLAVRQANPQMVHLLLQHGASVRGASGSAALHSAVSAGNVGIVKVLLQAGADPVSRDNPQSATPLHVAAGNGHLPVMEVLKGYYKSVDTRDNSGRTPLHFAALGGKAQAIRWLLQHGADVNAVDQAGRTALMYGSGMGHTDVVKVLLQQGADVRARDRIGNTALHYACQARKDTGYPVVQILLQHGADRDARNEGGMSPLQVALSRGNLKCAGLLREHGARE